In Pyramidobacter piscolens W5455, the sequence ATCTTCGTCAGTTTGCCTTCTTCGGCTTCTCTCATGGCTTCGAGGGTCTCTCTGGGCAAGTTGTAGTCGGGCTGAAAGGGCAGGCCGCCAGATTGAACGGTCTGTTTGTAAAAGAGTCGGATGGCCTGGCTGGTGGAAAGGCCGATCTCGGAGAAGATTGCTTCAGCTTGATGTTTCAAATTCGAATCGATGCGTGTGTTGATGGTCGCGGTCGACATTTTTTATCAGCTCCTTTTTTGTAATGCAATTATAAAGCTATATGCATTATATGTCAAAAATCGGAAAGCGAGGTGATCCACTATGGCGAAACGGAAGCTGACGCTGAAGCTGGCTCGATTTGTAAGCGAATACCTGGTTGCCTGAACGCCATGGCGGCGGGCAAGCGGGGGAGGATACAGCGAAAAGACGGCGGAGTATGCGCTTGGCAATCTAAAAACGATCGTCAAGCGCCGCATGTCGTCCGATAGGGGCATGCCCGCGTAGGCAGGGTTTTGTCTGGAACGCCTGTGTGAAATGCTGATCAAGAAGGTTCATCCCCGCATGGGGGTGGCCATGGTGTTCCACTCGCGCAGGTTCATGCGGTTCGCCTTGAGCACGATGTTCTCGGTGACGGTGC encodes:
- a CDS encoding type II toxin-antitoxin system RelB/DinJ family antitoxin; translated protein: MSTATINTRIDSNLKHQAEAIFSEIGLSTSQAIRLFYKQTVQSGGLPFQPDYNLPRETLEAMREAEEGKLTKITMDGLRAMFHADD